The following coding sequences lie in one Flagellimonas eckloniae genomic window:
- a CDS encoding aminotransferase class I/II-fold pyridoxal phosphate-dependent enzyme → MSRFPKKLAQKLEKRKVDDSLRVLSEPKGLIDFSSNDYLGFSKKTQFHDSAVEFLEERKLHKNGAAGSRLLTGNHILYRELEDFLVTHHNSQSALVFNSGYDANIGFFSSVPQRGDTILYDELVHASIRDGIKMSNAKSYKFKHNNIDNLNVHIERSQNRNDSEIYVVTESVFSMDGDSHDLKALTDLCTKKNCYLIVDEAHATGIYGNGKDLVSQLGLEESVFARIITFGKALGNHGAAVLGNNDLKTYLVNFARSLIYTTALAPHAVASVLSAYRYLESYGKEESSRLKENIKYFKEKVQLLNMDAGFIESDSAIHCLVLTGNEKVKQVSKYLHAEGFDVKPILSPTVKIGQERLRFCLHSYNTKEEISRVLSITRNLIK, encoded by the coding sequence ATGTCCAGGTTTCCTAAAAAACTAGCACAAAAATTAGAGAAGAGAAAGGTAGATGATTCACTTCGGGTATTGTCTGAACCGAAAGGCTTGATTGATTTTTCATCAAACGACTATTTGGGCTTTTCAAAAAAAACCCAATTTCATGATTCAGCTGTAGAATTTTTGGAAGAAAGAAAGCTCCATAAAAATGGAGCAGCTGGCTCCAGACTACTTACGGGAAATCATATTTTATACAGGGAATTGGAAGATTTTTTAGTAACCCATCACAATTCACAATCAGCTCTGGTATTCAATTCTGGCTACGATGCCAATATTGGGTTTTTTTCCTCAGTTCCGCAACGTGGAGATACCATTTTGTACGATGAATTGGTACACGCCAGTATTAGGGATGGAATTAAAATGAGCAATGCGAAGAGTTATAAATTCAAACATAACAATATTGATAACCTTAATGTTCATATTGAACGTAGTCAAAATAGGAACGATTCAGAAATTTACGTTGTTACTGAATCTGTTTTTTCCATGGACGGGGATTCCCATGATTTAAAAGCGCTGACTGATTTGTGCACTAAAAAGAATTGTTATTTGATAGTGGATGAAGCACATGCAACAGGAATCTATGGAAATGGAAAGGATTTGGTCAGCCAATTGGGATTGGAAGAAAGCGTTTTTGCCAGAATCATCACTTTTGGGAAAGCTCTGGGAAACCATGGAGCAGCTGTTTTGGGCAACAATGATTTAAAGACCTATTTGGTCAATTTTGCACGAAGCTTAATTTATACAACAGCACTTGCACCACATGCAGTGGCTTCTGTTTTGTCTGCATATCGGTATTTAGAGTCTTATGGTAAGGAAGAAAGTTCAAGACTAAAGGAAAATATCAAGTACTTTAAAGAAAAGGTTCAACTTTTGAATATGGATGCCGGGTTCATTGAGAGTGACTCGGCAATCCATTGCTTGGTATTAACAGGAAACGAAAAAGTAAAGCAAGTCTCAAAATATTTGCATGCTGAAGGCTTTGATGTAAAACCAATTCTCTCTCCTACAGTGAAAATTGGACAAGAACGATTGCGATTTTGTTTGCATTCGTACAACACAAAAGAAGAAATATCGCGAGTTTTGTCAATAACAAGAAATCTTATAAAATGA
- the atpD gene encoding F0F1 ATP synthase subunit beta, with protein MSKVTGKVAQIIGPVIDVEFESGTEIPKIYDSLEINKADGSKLVLEVQSHVGENTVRTISMDSTDGLSRGVEAHATGSAIQMPIGEDVYGRLFNVIGDAIDGMENLPKTGDNGLPIHREAPKFEDLSTSTEVLFTGIKVIDLIEPYAKGGKIGLFGGAGVGKTVLIQELINNIAKGHGGLSVFAGVGERTREGNDLLREMLESGIIKYGDDFLHSMEEGGWDLSKVDKKAMKESKATFVFGQMNEPPGARARVALSGLTIAEYFRDGAGDGQGKDVLFFVDNIFRFTQAGSEVSALLGRMPSAVGYQPTLATEMGAMQERITSTKRGSITSVQAVYVPADDLTDPAPATTFAHLDATTVLSRKIAELGIYPAVDPLDSTSRILTAEVLGKEHYACAQRVKELLQRYKELQDIIAILGMEELSEEDKLAVGRARRVQRFLSQPFHVAEQFTGIPGVLVDIKDTIKGFNMIMDGELDHLPESAFNLKGSIQDAIEAGEKMLAEA; from the coding sequence ATGTCTAAAGTTACAGGTAAGGTTGCACAGATTATAGGCCCGGTCATTGACGTTGAGTTTGAGTCGGGAACAGAAATCCCAAAGATTTATGATTCTCTAGAAATTAACAAAGCAGATGGTTCCAAATTGGTTTTGGAAGTACAATCGCATGTTGGCGAAAATACGGTTCGTACCATTTCTATGGATTCTACGGATGGTTTAAGCAGAGGAGTAGAGGCCCACGCTACAGGAAGTGCAATTCAAATGCCTATTGGCGAGGATGTTTATGGACGTCTTTTCAATGTAATTGGAGATGCAATTGATGGGATGGAAAATCTACCAAAAACTGGAGACAACGGACTTCCAATTCACAGAGAAGCTCCAAAGTTTGAAGATCTTTCCACGTCTACCGAAGTACTTTTTACAGGTATCAAAGTAATCGATTTGATTGAGCCTTACGCAAAAGGAGGTAAAATTGGATTGTTTGGCGGTGCGGGTGTTGGTAAGACCGTATTGATTCAGGAATTGATCAACAACATTGCAAAAGGACACGGTGGTCTTTCTGTATTTGCTGGTGTTGGTGAAAGAACAAGAGAAGGAAATGACTTGCTTCGTGAGATGTTGGAATCGGGTATTATCAAATATGGAGATGATTTCTTGCACTCTATGGAAGAAGGTGGATGGGATTTATCCAAAGTAGATAAAAAAGCAATGAAAGAGTCTAAAGCGACTTTCGTTTTTGGACAGATGAATGAACCTCCAGGAGCACGTGCTCGTGTTGCTTTGTCAGGATTGACAATTGCTGAATATTTCCGTGATGGTGCTGGAGATGGTCAAGGGAAAGATGTACTTTTCTTTGTGGATAACATCTTCCGTTTTACACAAGCTGGTTCAGAAGTATCTGCCCTTTTGGGAAGGATGCCTTCAGCGGTAGGGTACCAACCTACTTTAGCAACTGAGATGGGTGCCATGCAAGAAAGAATTACATCAACAAAAAGAGGTTCCATTACATCAGTACAGGCGGTATACGTACCTGCGGATGATTTAACGGATCCAGCTCCTGCCACAACCTTTGCTCACTTGGATGCTACTACGGTACTTTCTCGTAAAATTGCTGAGCTAGGTATTTATCCTGCGGTGGATCCATTGGATTCTACTTCAAGAATTTTGACTGCTGAAGTTTTAGGAAAAGAGCATTATGCATGTGCACAACGTGTAAAAGAGTTGTTGCAACGCTATAAAGAGCTTCAAGATATCATCGCTATCCTTGGTATGGAAGAACTTTCAGAAGAAGATAAACTGGCAGTAGGTAGAGCAAGAAGGGTACAACGTTTCTTATCTCAACCGTTCCATGTTGCCGAGCAATTTACGGGTATCCCTGGGGTATTGGTAGATATTAAGGATACAATTAAAGGGTTTAACATGATTATGGATGGTGAATTAGATCACTTGCCAGAATCTGCCTTTAACCTAAAAGGAAGTATCCAAGATGCTATAGAAGCTGGAGAAAAAATGTTGGCTGAAGCTTAA
- a CDS encoding GNAT family N-acetyltransferase: MIAYKQASTQKELEQILALQQQNLPKSLSNAEKEQEGFLTVEHSYGILEEMNAACGHIIAIEHEKVIGYALCMHPKFCNSIEVLKPMFQEINKVIKNNCNYMVMGQICVSKEYRGKGVFRGLYKTMKEKLPMGFDTIITEVDAKNQRSLHAHEAVGFQELKRYLIDNKEWSLIVLK, from the coding sequence ATGATAGCCTACAAACAAGCATCGACCCAAAAAGAACTTGAGCAAATTCTTGCACTCCAGCAACAGAATCTTCCAAAAAGTCTGTCAAATGCCGAAAAGGAGCAAGAAGGTTTTTTGACCGTAGAACATTCCTATGGAATTCTGGAAGAAATGAATGCCGCTTGCGGGCACATAATTGCTATTGAACATGAAAAAGTTATTGGGTATGCACTCTGCATGCATCCTAAGTTTTGTAATTCCATTGAAGTGCTAAAACCCATGTTCCAAGAAATCAATAAAGTGATAAAAAACAATTGCAATTATATGGTTATGGGTCAAATCTGTGTCTCAAAAGAATATAGGGGCAAAGGTGTATTCAGAGGGTTGTATAAAACCATGAAAGAAAAACTTCCAATGGGTTTTGACACTATAATAACTGAAGTCGATGCTAAAAATCAACGTTCTTTACATGCACATGAAGCTGTTGGTTTTCAGGAGTTAAAGCGTTACTTAATTGATAATAAGGAATGGTCTTTGATTGTACTAAAATAA
- a CDS encoding response regulator transcription factor, whose amino-acid sequence MIRVCIVDDHKMVIEGFQLLLKDEDGIAVVGHALNAEVALETMQEIAPDVILLDINMPGMNGIDACKSLVKLIPNIKIIAITMHKESSLIKMMLGNGAKGYVLKNAGKDELVEAIRTVYKGKMYLDDVSNEVIINTLSDKKKGNASNGLFPKLSRREKEVLNLILNEHTTQEIADKLFISFGTVETHRRNMLIKTGTRNTAGLVRVALEYELHK is encoded by the coding sequence ATGATTCGAGTATGTATTGTAGATGATCATAAAATGGTAATTGAAGGCTTTCAATTGCTTCTGAAAGATGAAGATGGAATAGCGGTTGTTGGTCATGCATTAAATGCTGAGGTAGCTTTAGAAACAATGCAAGAAATTGCCCCAGATGTTATTTTATTGGATATTAATATGCCAGGTATGAACGGTATTGATGCCTGCAAAAGTCTGGTAAAACTAATACCCAATATCAAGATCATTGCCATTACTATGCATAAGGAAAGTAGCTTAATAAAAATGATGTTAGGAAATGGAGCCAAGGGTTATGTGCTGAAAAATGCTGGTAAAGATGAGCTTGTTGAAGCCATCCGCACAGTGTATAAAGGCAAAATGTACCTAGATGATGTTTCAAATGAAGTAATCATCAATACCTTATCTGACAAAAAAAAAGGAAATGCTTCAAATGGACTTTTTCCAAAACTCTCTAGACGCGAAAAAGAGGTGTTAAACCTTATTTTGAATGAACATACTACACAAGAAATTGCCGATAAGCTTTTTATCAGTTTTGGGACTGTTGAAACCCATCGCAGAAATATGTTGATTAAGACAGGGACCAGAAACACTGCAGGTCTTGTGCGTGTTGCACTTGAATACGAATTACACAAGTAA
- a CDS encoding SGNH/GDSL hydrolase family protein: MKNSKYFVLALTTVFVVACNELEDVDISSQNEVQVELPELTAGSVDFSNYVSLGNSLTAGFTDGALFQASQSFSLPNIMSQKFALAGGGTFVQPLTNDNLGGLAAAGNRIQGPRLVFGGSGPVSLESIIGDVTVTTDIVLNNPSGPFNNLGVPGAKSFHLLAPGYGNLANLEAELANPYFIRMTGTNPNISVLEMAASQSPTFFSLWIGNNDVLGYATSGGDGTNPLTPVSGDPGVGFDGTYGALITTLTAGGAKGVVANIPNVTSIPHFTTVPHNPLDPTSESFGPLIPTLNGIFGQLNQVYTFLGFPERSIEFSSTAASEVVIKDETLVDLSAEIAGVLTESPTFPAFVESFGLPAAAAPTVAGLFGAIYGQTREATADDLFVLPSSAVIGTVNTTSVGNLVLAGLSQELAGQFSVEGITLPLEDKWVLLPSEQEEIATATAAFNDIIAATAGQAGLALVDANALLDQLASSGITSGDFTLTSNLVTGSAFSLDGIHPTARGYALLANEFMRAIDATYGSNFEASGNFVNVGNYPTNYSPTLQ, translated from the coding sequence ATGAAAAACTCAAAATATTTTGTCCTCGCTTTAACTACGGTTTTTGTAGTGGCGTGTAATGAATTGGAAGATGTTGATATATCTTCACAAAATGAAGTCCAGGTTGAATTGCCGGAACTAACTGCAGGTTCCGTAGACTTTAGCAATTATGTGTCCTTGGGAAATTCGCTTACCGCCGGTTTTACTGATGGTGCTCTTTTTCAGGCCAGCCAGTCATTTTCACTTCCAAATATTATGTCGCAAAAATTTGCGCTTGCAGGGGGAGGAACCTTTGTTCAGCCCTTGACAAATGATAATTTAGGAGGTCTTGCAGCTGCTGGGAATAGAATTCAAGGTCCAAGACTTGTATTTGGAGGCTCAGGACCAGTTTCTTTAGAATCGATAATTGGAGATGTTACTGTTACTACAGATATAGTTCTTAATAACCCATCGGGGCCATTTAACAATTTAGGTGTTCCTGGAGCAAAAAGTTTTCATTTACTGGCGCCAGGGTATGGTAATTTAGCCAACCTAGAAGCTGAATTGGCCAATCCATATTTTATTAGGATGACGGGAACGAACCCAAACATAAGTGTGTTGGAAATGGCAGCTTCACAATCACCTACTTTCTTTTCTTTATGGATAGGAAATAACGATGTTTTAGGCTACGCTACTTCGGGTGGAGATGGAACAAACCCCTTAACACCTGTATCGGGTGATCCCGGTGTAGGCTTTGACGGTACTTATGGTGCTTTGATTACTACACTTACGGCAGGAGGAGCAAAAGGTGTTGTGGCCAATATTCCCAATGTAACGAGCATACCTCATTTTACAACGGTACCACATAACCCTTTAGACCCTACTAGTGAATCTTTTGGGCCTTTAATTCCTACGCTAAATGGAATTTTTGGACAGCTAAATCAAGTCTATACGTTTCTTGGATTTCCGGAACGATCTATTGAGTTTTCATCTACAGCTGCAAGTGAGGTTGTAATTAAAGATGAAACCTTGGTTGATTTATCGGCAGAAATTGCAGGGGTGTTGACTGAAAGCCCAACATTCCCAGCTTTCGTGGAATCATTTGGATTGCCTGCGGCGGCGGCACCTACGGTTGCAGGTCTATTTGGAGCTATATATGGACAAACAAGAGAGGCTACAGCAGATGATTTATTTGTTTTACCAAGTTCAGCGGTAATAGGTACTGTAAATACAACTTCAGTGGGGAATTTAGTTTTGGCAGGTTTATCTCAAGAATTGGCAGGTCAGTTTTCGGTTGAAGGAATTACCTTGCCTCTGGAAGATAAATGGGTATTACTTCCAAGTGAACAAGAAGAGATTGCAACTGCCACAGCGGCATTCAATGATATCATTGCAGCGACTGCTGGCCAAGCTGGTTTGGCATTGGTAGACGCTAATGCTTTGTTGGATCAATTGGCAAGTAGTGGTATTACAAGTGGAGATTTCACATTAACATCAAATCTTGTTACCGGAAGTGCATTTTCTTTAGATGGAATTCACCCAACGGCAAGAGGTTACGCTTTGTTGGCCAACGAATTCATGAGAGCAATAGATGCTACATACGGGTCTAATTTTGAAGCATCAGGGAATTTTGTCAATGTAGGCAACTACCCTACCAACTATTCACCAACGTTACAATAA
- a CDS encoding tetratricopeptide repeat-containing sensor histidine kinase translates to MSKDTTVGFIVACIFLLVGFGKTYAQSSLEQEVDSLTHLIVSVPDDTLKIGRYEDLARKLLSLNRQSKMLEIANEGLALSKKLEYDGGIAKMTLFKAIALDIMGKSDKAIPLYNIGLKMAKEQDEQELQARFYMNLGLCYRYMGDYDLSLENQLYAYDLREAMSKKDLAKLLNNIGIIYRFQDKHKRAEEIYLKSLKLKQELKDSLGMAATLTNLGLVYNKIENRKEKSTQYLQRSKNLYQLLGRPDHVASCNTSLGQIFLNQNNIPKAKEALSDAWNYFQKNIDQQYSPSTLASLSEIAVLENDFQLAKAYLEKALEISTSFGRKVDQVKLLIGLSSIKKELGENADAYKMLKKAYDINDTLNQMSRLEAMEEMQAKFDVNEKISELKISELKLNEQTRQRNIFLFGAIGLALFAITIFFSLQGRIRANKKIAEQTEAIQHKEIIELQQQNKLLALSSMIEGQEAERMRIAKDLHDGLGGLLSTVKAHFSAIQNEVTKLEKLNLAKKTNELIDEACVEVRRISHDMIPHALTLSGLPAVLEDRAETLIGEGFNVDLDIQEFPEDMAKTRQAMLFRLIQEIISNIRKHANAKNILIQILGNDRGLSLIVEDDGDGFEFEKAMKSGGVGLKSINSRVEFLNGTIDWDSSLGKGTTITVNIPEV, encoded by the coding sequence ATGAGTAAAGACACAACGGTAGGATTCATTGTCGCGTGTATTTTCTTGTTAGTTGGTTTTGGTAAAACATATGCGCAAAGTAGTTTGGAACAGGAAGTAGATAGTCTCACTCATTTAATTGTAAGTGTTCCAGACGATACTTTAAAAATAGGTCGATATGAAGACCTTGCTAGAAAACTACTTTCACTTAACAGGCAATCCAAAATGCTAGAAATAGCGAATGAAGGCCTGGCCTTATCCAAAAAATTAGAGTATGACGGAGGTATCGCAAAAATGACCTTATTCAAGGCCATAGCACTGGACATTATGGGTAAATCCGATAAGGCAATACCACTTTACAATATAGGTCTAAAAATGGCCAAGGAACAGGATGAGCAAGAACTGCAGGCAAGATTTTATATGAATCTTGGATTATGTTACCGTTATATGGGTGATTATGATTTATCTTTGGAAAATCAGCTATATGCTTATGATTTGCGAGAGGCAATGAGTAAGAAGGATCTTGCAAAGTTGCTCAACAATATTGGTATTATTTACCGCTTTCAAGACAAGCATAAACGAGCCGAGGAAATTTATCTTAAATCCCTTAAATTAAAGCAAGAGCTTAAAGACAGTCTCGGGATGGCTGCAACCCTTACGAATTTAGGGTTAGTTTACAATAAAATTGAGAATAGGAAGGAAAAATCTACTCAATATTTACAAAGAAGTAAAAATCTATACCAACTATTAGGAAGGCCTGACCATGTTGCTAGTTGTAATACCTCTTTAGGACAAATTTTTTTGAATCAAAACAATATTCCAAAAGCGAAAGAAGCTTTGAGTGATGCTTGGAACTATTTTCAAAAGAATATTGACCAACAGTATTCACCCTCCACCTTGGCAAGTCTAAGCGAAATAGCTGTCCTTGAAAATGATTTTCAATTAGCGAAGGCCTATTTGGAGAAAGCACTAGAAATTTCTACCTCTTTTGGTCGCAAAGTTGATCAAGTAAAACTATTGATTGGATTGAGTTCAATAAAAAAAGAGCTAGGTGAAAATGCTGATGCTTATAAAATGCTTAAAAAAGCCTATGATATTAATGACACCTTAAACCAAATGAGTCGGCTTGAAGCCATGGAAGAAATGCAAGCAAAATTTGACGTTAATGAGAAAATCAGCGAATTAAAAATTAGCGAGCTAAAACTAAATGAACAAACCCGCCAACGTAACATCTTTTTATTTGGAGCCATAGGTTTGGCTTTATTTGCCATAACCATTTTCTTCTCGCTCCAAGGTAGGATTAGGGCCAATAAAAAAATAGCAGAACAGACAGAGGCTATTCAACATAAAGAAATAATAGAATTACAACAACAAAATAAATTGCTGGCGCTAAGTAGTATGATTGAAGGACAGGAAGCAGAACGGATGCGAATTGCTAAAGATTTGCACGATGGTTTGGGAGGATTATTGAGTACGGTCAAAGCACATTTCTCTGCAATACAAAATGAGGTAACAAAATTGGAAAAGCTAAATCTCGCCAAAAAGACAAATGAATTGATTGATGAGGCTTGTGTGGAGGTCCGTCGTATTTCCCATGATATGATTCCACATGCACTTACATTATCTGGACTCCCTGCAGTTTTAGAAGATAGGGCAGAAACCTTAATAGGCGAAGGGTTCAACGTGGATTTGGACATTCAAGAGTTTCCAGAGGATATGGCTAAAACAAGACAAGCCATGTTATTCCGATTAATACAAGAAATTATTTCGAACATAAGAAAACATGCCAACGCAAAAAACATCCTCATACAGATTCTTGGTAATGATAGGGGATTGAGTCTAATTGTAGAAGATGATGGTGATGGTTTCGAATTCGAAAAAGCAATGAAATCCGGTGGGGTTGGTTTAAAAAGTATAAATAGTAGAGTAGAATTCTTAAATGGAACAATTGATTGGGATTCAAGTTTGGGAAAAGGGACTACAATAACTGTTAATATACCAGAAGTATGA
- a CDS encoding TonB-dependent receptor produces MRRLIIISLMLFGAASYAQTTVQGKVVDENNEPIPGTNVVLVGKAEGTTTDFDGNFTFNTSEQPPFKLQFTSIGYSDFVADVTANNQTLSITLGETSTLLDEVVISASRTPERIFESPVTVERFGLKEIENTASADFYGGLENLKGVDVNTNSLTFKSVNTRGFATFANTRFMQLVDGMDNSTPALNFPIGNLVGMIETDVLSVELLPGASSALYGANAFNGILFMRSKNPFDYEGISVSIKRGITSQAAAGDNSYTDVGIRAAHKFSDKFAAKVNFGYLKGTDWAANSLQGKDENNFAITGSTRANDLDYDGVNVYGDDFSIDIKDVALTLEGLGALPAGANALVPSVEVSRTGYNESDLTNYNAESIKADWGLYFRPWANDFEISYVGKVGTGSTIYQGTNRYNINGFFQQQHKIEFRNDNFFLRGYVVADKAGDSYDMVFTGVNINRSWKDDNTWFGEYAGTFVQATLGGATEEQAHAAARAQAESGRFEPGSPEFQAAFDRVIQDPDLTSGSQFKDASKYYHADGNYNFSHLTDFAEIQVGGSFRQYSLNSFGTIYTDLDGPIDYSEFGIYSQIQKTIDLQGEKSLKLTGSIRYDKSEFFDGFFSPRLSAGFTVNRDHNVRASVQTGFRNPTTQDLFIGLDAGSAILVGSAPENLERYTRDFDISGGGQLLGQPTSITQTGTAAYTNSYTRASVETLGETGNPADLVIANPDVVKPEQVTSAEIGYRGKLGKLVVDFSTYYNSYKDFISQEVVLAPFYGTVGDGSLSVAAISNGDFQAYSTYTNSEADVNSYGASLGLTAKVFGNFDLGGSYTYTKLDFDREANPDVMLNFNTPEHKFKASFGNTELFKNFGFNINYRFSDDYFWEATFAEGAVPEFHVLDAQVNLEVPSIKSTFKLGGTNLTGEEYFTAFGTGLIGSMYYVSWTINN; encoded by the coding sequence ATGAGAAGACTAATAATCATTTCTCTTATGCTGTTCGGTGCCGCATCTTATGCGCAGACAACAGTACAAGGAAAAGTAGTTGATGAAAACAATGAACCCATTCCAGGGACCAATGTAGTGCTGGTTGGTAAAGCCGAAGGAACCACTACTGATTTTGATGGTAATTTCACATTCAACACTTCGGAACAACCACCCTTCAAACTTCAATTTACATCTATTGGCTATTCGGATTTTGTTGCCGATGTAACAGCTAACAACCAAACACTGTCAATAACACTGGGTGAGACCTCTACACTTTTGGATGAAGTTGTAATATCGGCTTCTAGAACACCAGAAAGAATCTTTGAGTCTCCAGTTACGGTAGAACGTTTTGGACTTAAAGAAATTGAAAATACAGCTTCTGCTGATTTTTATGGAGGGCTGGAAAATCTAAAAGGAGTTGATGTAAATACCAACAGTTTAACATTTAAGTCAGTTAACACAAGAGGTTTTGCAACTTTTGCCAATACTAGATTTATGCAGTTAGTGGATGGAATGGACAATTCTACCCCCGCACTTAATTTCCCTATTGGAAATTTGGTGGGTATGATTGAAACGGATGTGCTGAGCGTAGAACTTTTACCCGGTGCTTCATCTGCCCTGTATGGTGCAAATGCCTTTAATGGAATATTATTTATGCGTAGTAAAAATCCGTTTGATTATGAAGGCATAAGTGTTTCCATAAAAAGGGGTATTACATCCCAAGCAGCCGCTGGAGATAATTCCTATACCGATGTTGGCATACGAGCAGCACATAAATTCAGCGATAAATTTGCGGCCAAAGTCAATTTCGGTTATTTGAAGGGTACAGATTGGGCAGCAAACAGCTTACAGGGGAAAGATGAAAATAATTTTGCCATTACCGGAAGTACCAGAGCTAATGACCTTGACTATGATGGTGTCAATGTTTATGGAGATGATTTTTCTATTGATATTAAGGATGTAGCGCTTACCTTAGAAGGATTGGGAGCTTTACCTGCAGGAGCCAATGCCTTGGTCCCATCAGTTGAGGTTAGTAGAACGGGATACAATGAAAGCGATCTGACAAATTATAATGCAGAAAGTATTAAGGCAGATTGGGGTCTGTATTTTAGACCTTGGGCAAATGACTTTGAAATATCCTACGTAGGTAAGGTAGGTACAGGTTCAACTATTTATCAAGGTACCAACCGTTACAACATTAATGGGTTCTTTCAACAACAACATAAAATTGAGTTTAGAAACGACAATTTCTTTCTAAGGGGGTATGTAGTTGCAGATAAAGCGGGTGACTCATACGATATGGTTTTTACTGGAGTTAATATAAATCGCTCTTGGAAAGATGACAATACTTGGTTTGGGGAGTATGCAGGAACATTTGTTCAGGCTACCTTAGGAGGTGCTACCGAAGAGCAAGCGCATGCCGCTGCAAGGGCTCAGGCTGAATCTGGCCGTTTTGAACCGGGATCTCCTGAATTTCAAGCAGCTTTTGATCGTGTGATTCAAGATCCTGACCTAACAAGTGGTTCACAATTTAAAGATGCCTCTAAATACTATCATGCAGATGGTAATTACAATTTTAGCCACTTGACAGATTTCGCTGAAATACAAGTTGGAGGTTCATTTAGACAATACAGCTTAAATTCTTTCGGTACTATTTACACGGATCTTGATGGACCTATAGACTATTCTGAATTTGGAATCTATTCCCAGATACAAAAGACCATCGATTTACAAGGAGAAAAAAGTTTAAAACTTACAGGTTCAATTCGTTATGATAAGTCTGAATTTTTCGATGGATTCTTTTCTCCCAGACTTTCTGCAGGTTTTACAGTCAATAGAGACCATAATGTTCGGGCATCTGTACAGACTGGTTTTAGAAATCCAACCACACAAGATTTATTTATAGGCTTGGATGCAGGTAGTGCCATTCTAGTGGGTTCCGCTCCTGAAAACCTAGAGCGATATACAAGGGATTTTGATATTAGTGGGGGTGGACAACTTTTAGGCCAGCCTACGAGTATAACCCAAACTGGAACAGCTGCTTATACAAATTCTTATACCAGAGCTTCAGTTGAAACACTAGGTGAAACAGGGAATCCGGCTGATTTGGTTATAGCAAACCCTGACGTCGTAAAACCAGAACAAGTAACTTCTGCTGAAATAGGATATAGGGGAAAACTTGGTAAACTTGTAGTTGATTTTAGCACCTACTATAACAGTTACAAAGACTTTATTTCCCAAGAAGTGGTGTTGGCTCCTTTTTACGGAACTGTTGGTGATGGATCACTTTCGGTTGCTGCTATTTCCAATGGAGATTTTCAAGCATATAGCACATACACCAATTCCGAAGCGGATGTCAACTCCTATGGTGCCTCATTGGGGCTAACTGCTAAGGTGTTTGGTAATTTTGATTTAGGAGGAAGCTATACCTATACAAAACTGGATTTTGACAGAGAAGCAAATCCAGATGTGATGTTGAATTTCAATACACCTGAGCACAAGTTCAAAGCGTCTTTTGGGAATACGGAATTATTTAAAAATTTCGGTTTCAATATAAACTATAGATTTAGTGACGACTATTTTTGGGAAGCTACGTTTGCCGAAGGTGCTGTGCCGGAATTTCATGTTTTGGATGCGCAGGTCAATCTAGAGGTGCCAAGTATCAAATCTACATTCAAACTTGGGGGAACCAACTTGACCGGTGAAGAATATTTTACTGCTTTTGGAACTGGTTTAATAGGTTCAATGTACTATGTGTCTTGGACCATCAACAACTAA
- a CDS encoding F0F1 ATP synthase subunit epsilon, producing MYLEIVSPEATLFAGEVTSVTVPGINGEFQMLQNHAPVVSLLQKGDVKVQGDITIDEDFQNKFSKGPNGETVLSITSGTIEMKDNKIIVLAD from the coding sequence ATGTATTTAGAAATTGTATCACCAGAAGCTACGTTATTTGCAGGTGAAGTAACCTCTGTTACTGTGCCGGGAATAAATGGCGAATTTCAAATGTTGCAGAATCACGCACCTGTGGTTTCCTTACTTCAAAAAGGAGATGTTAAGGTTCAGGGGGATATTACCATTGATGAAGATTTTCAAAATAAATTTTCCAAAGGCCCAAATGGCGAGACTGTGCTGTCCATTACCAGCGGAACAATTGAAATGAAAGACAACAAAATAATTGTTTTGGCTGATTAA